One Paenibacillus sp. SYP-B4298 genomic window, ACATATCCACAGGTATGCTCTCCATGACCGGATATTCCTGAGCCAGGTTGCTGGCCATGACATGATAGTATCTGCGCTGATCGCGCAATACAGCCAGATTGCCCCCAATTTTACGTGGCAGCTTGTTAATATCCGAGAACAACTGTCGCTCCTGCTTCGCATTGATGTCCAGATAGATCATGACCGAAATAGGGAAATCATATAATTTGCGAAGCTTGCTTGTAATTTCCTCCATCCGCTCATATTCCCTGCGGTCTTTGGCACGTGCCATATTGCTCTGAAGCGTTTCCATCAGCCGGCGAAACGCAGCCAGCCGGTGCTGTCCATCCACGACATAGCATTTTTCCATCGCTTGCAGATTCATCGTCTGGGTCGCTTCGTCGTAATGCCCGGCACCACGCGCCGACAGAATGATCCCCGGAAAGTAAATGCTCTGCCCATGATCCAGATAGAGCAAAATATAATCCATCAGCTTCGATAGATTTTGCGGGATCAACTGGCGCTGCACCTCCAGATCAATCTCATAAATGGAGAACAGCTTACTCATGGGCAATGTCGTGGACAACGTCGTCTGACCGAATGTGCGCGCCAGCTTGCCCGGAATTTCAATGTATGACGGACTCTTGTTCTGTGAAATCAGATCGGATAAAGATTCAATAGTATCCAATGGACAGGTCACTCCTTTGATCAATCATAGTTCTCACGTTGATTACCTAATTAATAAGTATACCAAACCCGCTAACATATTTACATCGGCAATTTTGTTGCTTCATAGCGCATCCTATGGCGATTTATTCCCAAATATGACGCTTATTACGAAATCATGTCTAAACGGAGCAGAATGGCACATGTGGGGAGAAAAAGACGCAGGCCCCTGCCTTGGCTTATCGCCAAGCAGAGGCCTGCGGAGGAGCAGTGAGCCTTGGGAGGTATGAACTGCTCCCTGAGGGGTTTGACTATACGACCTATCGGTTCGTCAGCTTCACCCAGAAGCCGCCCTTGAACTGCTTCGGTTCATGTGAGATGACGAAGGCCTTCGGAGCAAGTTGATACAGTGTATTCATCAGTCGGCGCTCATTGCTGCGCTTCACCAGCACCTGCATAACCAGTCGCTTGCCGTCCCGTCCATCCGCCTGCCAGGTCGTCACACCGTACCCATGATCACGAAGACGGTTCGGCAGCTCAATCGAGATCGAGTCAACGATGACCTGAACGACCAGATAACCGAGTGCCAGATATTCCTCGATTCGGCTGCCTACATAGACCCCGATGCCAAAGCCAATGCAGTACGCAATCATATTGATTGGACTGTCCAGATTGTTCAGCACCAGATTCAATCCGATCAGATAGATGAATACCTCCACCATAGATAAGAGCGAGGCGGCTCCGCGCCGCCCCTTGACCACGAGAATCAGGCGCAGCGTGAAGCAGGCTACATAGGCAATGTTAATCGTAATAATCGAGCCGACGAGTCCCCAAGAGATCATGTCTGATCCCGTGTGGCAATATATTCAGGACGCGGCTTCTGCCCTGAATAGGGGGTGAGGAGCCGATTATCCACACTGTTGTAGACGATGAATACATTGCTGCGCGGATAAGGCGAGATATTGCTGGCCGAGCCGTGCATCAGGTTGCAGTCGAACAGCAGCACCGATCCCGCCTTGCCTACCGGCATGTCAATGCCATGCTCCTTCGCAAGCGCAGTCAGACTGTCCTGATCAGGCACACCATACTCCTGCCGGCGCAGCGAATCCTTATAGTGATCCTCCGGCGTCTGACCGACACAGGCGATAAAGTGCTGATGCGAGCCGGGAATAACCATGAGCGCACCATTAAAGGTATAGTTGTCCTCCAGCGCAATCGAGCAACTGAGCGCCCGCATAGACGGCATCCCGTCCTCGACATGCCAGGTTTCAAAGTCCGAATGCCAGTAGAACTCCTTGCCCGTAAAGCCAGGCTTATAATTGATCCGGGACTGGTGCACATAGGTTTGGCTGCCGAGAACGTAGTCCACAATCGCCTTCAGTCTCGGGTGAGAGGCCACCTGTGCAAAGATGTCATTATTGCGATGCACTGCAAAGATCGAGCGCACCTCGCTGCCACCTGGCTCCCGAATGACCTCATCCGACGGCACATGTTGG contains:
- a CDS encoding DGQHR domain-containing protein, which gives rise to MDTIESLSDLISQNKSPSYIEIPGKLARTFGQTTLSTTLPMSKLFSIYEIDLEVQRQLIPQNLSKLMDYILLYLDHGQSIYFPGIILSARGAGHYDEATQTMNLQAMEKCYVVDGQHRLAAFRRLMETLQSNMARAKDRREYERMEEITSKLRKLYDFPISVMIYLDINAKQERQLFSDINKLPRKIGGNLAVLRDQRRYYHVMASNLAQEYPVMESIPVDMFSERGKAPEYLWSYHLLIELMVGLFEGRLKSAARHNGYHYTETELKRGTDQAADYFKLMLRFLPAPSKQEICWSENVQIALALFFHEEAFKSQQFNVYALEHAMQILPHIHWDGIYNNDEKDRLPRRSRIMKAYHYVRDFYNEHQLLLISDKEEAE
- the thpD gene encoding ectoine hydroxylase; translation: MPRSAYTSSHTEEVIDHYPSRQADRPQLLPRKDPVVYSQWSSAAPLAREQSQFYARNGYLFLEQFFGEEEIAAWRKELNRLQEHYQHVPSDEVIREPGGSEVRSIFAVHRNNDIFAQVASHPRLKAIVDYVLGSQTYVHQSRINYKPGFTGKEFYWHSDFETWHVEDGMPSMRALSCSIALEDNYTFNGALMVIPGSHQHFIACVGQTPEDHYKDSLRRQEYGVPDQDSLTALAKEHGIDMPVGKAGSVLLFDCNLMHGSASNISPYPRSNVFIVYNSVDNRLLTPYSGQKPRPEYIATRDQT
- a CDS encoding DUF2179 domain-containing protein, with amino-acid sequence MISWGLVGSIITINIAYVACFTLRLILVVKGRRGAASLLSMVEVFIYLIGLNLVLNNLDSPINMIAYCIGFGIGVYVGSRIEEYLALGYLVVQVIVDSISIELPNRLRDHGYGVTTWQADGRDGKRLVMQVLVKRSNERRLMNTLYQLAPKAFVISHEPKQFKGGFWVKLTNR